The Caballeronia sp. M1242 nucleotide sequence GTCCCGTGCCTTCGCCTTGCGACGCAAGGAAATCCAGAATTCTCAGGCCGTTCTTCAGCGACATGGTTCGTCGGGCTTTCGCGATATGAAACGCGGTTCCGGTTCGGAACATTCAGCGTTGCTCGAGCCAACAATACCACTTGCTCGTCCGAGAAACGAACGCCAACATCCAAAATCCAGGAGACATTCATGTCAGTTACCGCTGACCCCAACATGGCCGCGGGCGAACGATCCGCGCAGGCCCACTTGATGGCGCGTCGCGCAGTGGCGGGCGCGACCGTCGGCACGGCGCTGGAGTGGTTCGATTTCGCGCTATACGGCGTGGTCGCAGCCACGATCTTTCCGAAGCTGTTCTTTCCATCGCTCGACCCGACTGCGTCGCTGCTTGCGTCGCTCGCCAGTTTCTGGGCGGGGCTCGCCGCGCGTCCGCTGGGCGCGGTGATCTGCGGCATGCTCGGCGACCGCTGGGGACGGCGCAACCTCATGCTCGTCACGGTTTCGGTGATGGGCGCGTCGTCGTTCATGATGGGCCTGCTGCCCACTTATCAGCAGGTCGGCATTCTTGCGCCGACCCTGCTGGTTTCGCTGCGCATCATTCAGGGGTTCGCGCTCGGTGGAGAATCGACCGGCGCGCAACTGATGGCGGTCGAACACGCGGCCGCGACGAAACGCGGATGGTATTCCGGCCTGCTCGGCATCTGCTCGCCGCTCAGCCAGATTCTGGCGAATTTCTCGCTCTTCGCGCTGTCCGCCCTGCTTTCGGCCGATGACTTCGAATCGTTCGGATGGCGTATCCCGTTCCTTGCGAGTTTCGTGCTCGTGCTGCTCGGCATCTATATCCGCATGAAGGTCAGCGAGACGCCGGCCTTCGAGGCGCTGAAGAAGAAGGGCGAAGGCGCGCGCGCCGCCA carries:
- a CDS encoding MFS transporter, producing MARRAVAGATVGTALEWFDFALYGVVAATIFPKLFFPSLDPTASLLASLASFWAGLAARPLGAVICGMLGDRWGRRNLMLVTVSVMGASSFMMGLLPTYQQVGILAPTLLVSLRIIQGFALGGESTGAQLMAVEHAAATKRGWYSGLLGICSPLSQILANFSLFALSALLSADDFESFGWRIPFLASFVLVLLGIYIRMKVSETPAFEALKKKGEGARAANPLGIVFRFHWRTALRLTLFFCGPAALFYLIVVFSLSYLTKNLGVPKQTGFMLLMVANVCAIVGALAGGYLSDRIGRKRALMIGSFCTLVCCLIYFPILNQHSVAMTMAVMGAFLGFTQFQSGIQPVWFAESFPTEARYTGSALSYSGANLLTGGPMPIVAVALLNAFHGSPWAIVAVCGSLNLLSFLMIATSRETKDTALERSATH